Genomic window (Leptotrichia sp. oral taxon 212):
ACAATAAAAAAAGCATTTTTTCATAATGCAGATACTGTTGTAAAAAAGGGAATAGTTTATGAAAAACAGTACAGTTCCATACGATCTATCTCTATATTTTTTGGAAGTTTAATATTTATGGGGGGATTTCTCTTTGGTGCGTATCTTGCCGCAAAGGGAATTATTACTTTAGGAACTATGATGATCTGCATTCAGCTTTCAAACCATATTTCAAATCCTATTTATACCTTTGTGGAAAGATTTTCATCCTTCAAATCTGTGGCTGGAATACTAAAAAAAATAGAGAACCAATATTCTAACCTTAAAGAAAATGAAGATTCCTTAATAAGCCACGAAAACCTTGAAAAAGACATAAGAATGAAACAGGTTGCTTTTTCTTATGAAAATAAAAATATTATTGAAAATATAAGTCAGTGTTTTGAAAAAAATAAGAAATATGCAATTGTCGGTTTATCAGGTTCAGGAAAATCAACTATTTTAAAACTGCTATCAGGAAAAATTAAACCAACTTTAGGTAGTATAGAAATTGATGGCATAAATATAAGCAACCTTTCTGAAAAGTCAATACTAAATTTATATTCCTATATAAGTCAAAGCGTATTTTTATTTAAAGGAAGTGTTTTCGACAATATAACCTTGTATAATAATTATCAGAAAGAAAAAGTGAAGGATATTCTTAAAAAGGTAGGACTTGAAAAATTCATATCAGAAATGGATAATCCTGACTTTGTAGGAGAAAATGGTATAAATCTGTCAGGAGGAGAAAAGCAGAGAATTTCAATTGCAAGGGCATTAATAAGGGAAACTGACATTCTCGTTGCTGATGAAATCCTTTCTAATCTTGATAACGAAACAGCCCTGAAAATAGAGAAGGAATTGCTTAATTTGAATGGAATTACTTTAATAGCAGTTACTCATAGATTATTTGAAGAAACTTTAACAGATTTTGATGAAATTATTGTTATAAATGAAGGAAGCATTGTAGAAACAGGAACTTTTAAAGATTTAATTGATTCAAAAGGATTTTTCTACAGAATTTATAGCCTCAGTGAAAATAGTAAAATCCCTTCGAAATAATAAATTTCACATTGTAATATGCTTTTAAATTATGTATAATGTAAGTAAATAAACTGTAGAAAGGAGACGGAACTGTTTAAAGACAGTCCCTATTACACTATGAATTTTAATGATTACAAATACGAAAGAATCGACATTGATGCAGTAAAAAAGCAGTTTGAAGAACTTATTGGGAGTTTCAGTAAAGCTGATAGTGCTGAAAAACAGTGCGAAATTATGGATAAAGTTATCAATTTAAGAAATCACATCGACACTATGATTACCCTTGTTTCTATCAGACACAGCATTAATACTGCTGATGACTTCTACGATAAGGAAAATGACTATTGCGATGAAATCAGCCCTCTGCTTTACGGATTTACAACTGATTTCTATGAAGCTCTGGTTACTTCAAAATTCAGAAAAGAACTGGAAGATAAATATGGAAAATTCCTTTTTGACCAGGCAGAATGCTCCTTAAAAACATTCAACGAGGAAGTTATCCCTCAATTACAGGAAGAAAACAAACTGTCAAGTAAATACGACAAGTTAATCGCCAGTGCAAAAATACCTTTTGATGGTGAAGAAAGAACTTTATCACAGATGGCTCCTTATACTCAGTCAAAAGACAGAAACATAAGAAAAGATGCTGCTAAAAAAGTTGCTGAATTCTTCTCGGCACATAAAAATGATTTTGATGAAATCTACGATAAGCTTGTAAAAGTCAGAACTGAAATTGCACATAAATTAGGATTTAAAAATTATGTGGAATTAGCTTATGCAAGACTTAGAAGACTTGATTATAATGCACAGGATGTGGCAGGTTACAGAAAACAGGTTCTTGAAAACATTGTTCCCCTGCATTCCGAACTGAGAGAAAGACAGGCTAAAAGACTTGGCATTGATAAACTGAAATTTTACGATGAACCTATAAAATTTAATTCAGGAAATGCTGATCCTCATGGAGATCCTGAATGGATTTTAAATCATGGTAAGACAATGTATCGTGAACTTTCAAAGGAAACTGATGAGTTTTTCACATTCATGACTGAAAATAACTTGCTTGACCTTCTTTCAAAAAAAGGAAAAAATAGTGGCGGATACTGTACTTACATTCCTGATTACAAGTCTCCTTTCATTTTTGCCAACTTCAACGGTACTGCACATGATGTAGATGTACTTACTCACGAAGCAGGACACGCTTTCCAAGTTTATGAAAGCAGAGGATATGAAGTACCCGAATATTTATGGCCTAGCTATGAAGCATGTGAAATCCACTCAATGAGTATGGAATTTTTAACATGGCCATGGATGGGACTGTATTTTGAGAATGATGAAGATAAATACAAATTCATTCATCTTTCTGAAGCACTTTTATTCATTCCTTACGGAGTTACAGTTGATGAATTCCAGCACTGGGTTTATGAAAATCCTGAAGTAACTCCTGAAGAAAGAAGAAACAAATGGCTTGAAACAGAGAAAAAATATTTACCTACAAGAGATTACGGAGAAATTGATGAACTGAAGGAAGGAATTTTCTGGTTCAGACAGGGACATATTTTTGGAACTCCATTCTATTATATAGACTATACGTTAGCTCAGGTATGTGCTTTCCAATTCTGGATTAAATCAAGAGAAAACAGGGAAAAGGCATGGGAAGAATATCTGAACTTATGCAGACTTGGAGGAAGCAAACCTTTCTTTGAACTGATGAAGGCAGCTAACTTGAAAAATCCTTTCAACGAAGGAACAATCGCTTCAGTTATTCCTAAAATAAGGGAATTTCTTGACAGCATTGACGATATGAAAATGTAATAAATAGAAAATAGAATTGTAAAACAAAATGGAAGCCCGAAAATAATATATATCAGTAAACTGAACGGTAAAACTTAAAAGTTTAAAGATATATTATTTTGAAAAGGCTTCCTTCTATATTACTCATTTATATTATTTCATTTATAACATTTCAATTATATTTCTACATTAAATATGCCACATAAAGTAGTCTTCCGAACCTTTCTTTATTATTCTGGCAGGAATTCCTACTGCAGCCGCATCATCCGGAATATCTTTTAAAACGACAGCATTAGCTCCTATTTTTGCATTATTTCCTATTGTTATATTCCCTAAAATCTTTGCTCCTGCACCAACTGTAACATTATCCTTTAAAGTTGGATGCCTTTTACCTTTTGAAGAAGTTACACCGCCTAATGTAACTCCATGATAGATTATACAGTCATTCCCTACAACTGCTGTTTCACCAATTACAATCCCCATTCCATGATCGAAAAAAATTCTTTTCCCCAATGTAGCCCCCGGATGTATTTCTATACCTGTAAAAAAACGGGAAAGCTGAGAAAAAAAACGGGCTAAAAAGAAGAATTTTCTTTTATATAGAAAATTATTGAAACGATGACTGATAACCGCATGAAATGAAGGATAAAGAAGAACTTCAATCTTATTTCCTACAGCCGGATCTTTTTGAGATATATTATCTATTTCCTCCTTAAGCCATTTAAAAATTTTACTCACCTCTTAATTAAAATTATCAACAACATTATTTATAGTCTTTCTGCCTGAGACTATATCCAGTAATAAAAAATTTTACTCTGCTTATCAAATCCTAAAATAAACAGAGTAATTATTTTATATTAATTTTATTACTTGTAAGCTTCTACTGAAAGATATTTCTCTCCTCCGTCCGGAGCTATAGCCAATACTTTTTTACCTTTTCCAAGTTTTTTTGCAACCTGATATGCAGCTGCAATAGCCGCTCCTGAAGAAATTCCAACAAAAAGTCCATTTTCCTTTGAAGCCTTTAACCCATAAGCCAGCGCATCTTCATCTGTAACCTGAATTATCTCATCAACAACATTTCCATCATAGTTTCCAGGAACAAATCCCGCTCCGATTCCCTGAATAACATGTTTTCCAGGTTGTCCACCAGAAACAACTGCTGATTTTACAGGTTCAACTCCAATTACTTTAGTTTCAGGTCTTTCTTCCTTAAGTTTTCTTCCAACTCCTACAAGAGTTCCTGCTGTACCGATTCCAGCGACAAAAGCATCTAAAATAGGAAAATCATTCAGTATTTCAACTGCAGTAGTTTCATAATGTTTCTGCGGGTTCGCAGGATTTTCAAACTGCTGTGGCAGAAAATATCCAGGATTTTCAGCAACTATTCTTTCAGCTTCAGCAATAGAACCTTTCATTCCTTTTGCCCCTTCAGTAAGTATAAGTTCTGCTCCAAAAGCTTTTATAAAATCCCTTCTCTCAACACTCGCTGTATCAGGCATTATTATTATAACTTTATATCCTTTAAGTTTTCCGATTAATGACAATGCAATCCCGGTATTTCCTGAAGTAGGTTCAACTATTGTCCCTCCAGGTTTTAACTTACCATCTTTTTCTGCAGCTTCTATCATCCCCAGAGCCGCACGATCCTTTACACTTCCACCAAGATTGTACTTTTCAAGTTTCACATACACATCGGCAATGTTTTCATCCTTTTCAAGATTAAGTTTTACAACCGGTGTATTTCCAATTAATTCTAAAATGTTTTCGTAAATCATTCCATTACCTCCTAGTAAAATTATTATATATATTAACTTATTACGAACTATTTTATTTGCAAATTGTAACACTAAAAAAAATAAAATACAAGCGTTACAAATATACAAAATATAGATATAAAGTATTAATCATATTAATTTTATATGTATAAGTATATTATCAGGATACAACAAATATATATAATATCCCTCTATACATTTGATTATACAAAATACTTTTAAAAAATAAATAGAATTATAATAACAAAATTTTTTTAAATTTAAAAACGATATTTAAAAAATTTAAATAATTTAATAAATACCGTTTTTTATATTTTACTATGTTTTAAATCTTTCTTAAAAATTTTCTTTATATAAAGGCTTTTCAGTATTATAAGGCTCATATATCAATACATGTATATTTTCTACAAGAGGATTGTCCTTTTTAACCTTATTCGAAAGATCTCTGGCAATCACACTAAATTCATCCCTTGTCATAAATTCCTTTGTATAGATCATTATATCTGTTCCTTTTGCATATGTTGCCGCATCAATATTCTTTATTTTGGGATTACTTTTCTTGACTTCATTTAAAATATCGTAATATTCCTTTATAAGAGTATCTACTATTTCAACAGTTTTTTTCCC
Coding sequences:
- a CDS encoding M3 family oligoendopeptidase; this encodes MNFNDYKYERIDIDAVKKQFEELIGSFSKADSAEKQCEIMDKVINLRNHIDTMITLVSIRHSINTADDFYDKENDYCDEISPLLYGFTTDFYEALVTSKFRKELEDKYGKFLFDQAECSLKTFNEEVIPQLQEENKLSSKYDKLIASAKIPFDGEERTLSQMAPYTQSKDRNIRKDAAKKVAEFFSAHKNDFDEIYDKLVKVRTEIAHKLGFKNYVELAYARLRRLDYNAQDVAGYRKQVLENIVPLHSELRERQAKRLGIDKLKFYDEPIKFNSGNADPHGDPEWILNHGKTMYRELSKETDEFFTFMTENNLLDLLSKKGKNSGGYCTYIPDYKSPFIFANFNGTAHDVDVLTHEAGHAFQVYESRGYEVPEYLWPSYEACEIHSMSMEFLTWPWMGLYFENDEDKYKFIHLSEALLFIPYGVTVDEFQHWVYENPEVTPEERRNKWLETEKKYLPTRDYGEIDELKEGIFWFRQGHIFGTPFYYIDYTLAQVCAFQFWIKSRENREKAWEEYLNLCRLGGSKPFFELMKAANLKNPFNEGTIASVIPKIREFLDSIDDMKM
- the cysK gene encoding cysteine synthase A; the encoded protein is MIYENILELIGNTPVVKLNLEKDENIADVYVKLEKYNLGGSVKDRAALGMIEAAEKDGKLKPGGTIVEPTSGNTGIALSLIGKLKGYKVIIIMPDTASVERRDFIKAFGAELILTEGAKGMKGSIAEAERIVAENPGYFLPQQFENPANPQKHYETTAVEILNDFPILDAFVAGIGTAGTLVGVGRKLKEERPETKVIGVEPVKSAVVSGGQPGKHVIQGIGAGFVPGNYDGNVVDEIIQVTDEDALAYGLKASKENGLFVGISSGAAIAAAYQVAKKLGKGKKVLAIAPDGGEKYLSVEAYK
- the epsC gene encoding serine O-acetyltransferase EpsC — translated: MSKIFKWLKEEIDNISQKDPAVGNKIEVLLYPSFHAVISHRFNNFLYKRKFFFLARFFSQLSRFFTGIEIHPGATLGKRIFFDHGMGIVIGETAVVGNDCIIYHGVTLGGVTSSKGKRHPTLKDNVTVGAGAKILGNITIGNNAKIGANAVVLKDIPDDAAAVGIPARIIKKGSEDYFMWHI
- a CDS encoding ABC transporter ATP-binding protein, whose amino-acid sequence is MKTVWIKHIKDFCILMIFLFLDVLGEIVLALLFGQIIDKAGSRDLSAIFLLITETIIFTIVTVFIYWLYRVFTKKFIFLMIRDTKVKIFSDIQNLNITQFFNEDIGNKISLLTNDMAILEDDYFQSLILVIRAAILFILSIATIIIKSYQVGIFLLVLTLFSVFLPKLFGKKLSSYKKDYSDAQAEYTSRISEYLNGFDTIKSFNMAETIKKAFFHNADTVVKKGIVYEKQYSSIRSISIFFGSLIFMGGFLFGAYLAAKGIITLGTMMICIQLSNHISNPIYTFVERFSSFKSVAGILKKIENQYSNLKENEDSLISHENLEKDIRMKQVAFSYENKNIIENISQCFEKNKKYAIVGLSGSGKSTILKLLSGKIKPTLGSIEIDGINISNLSEKSILNLYSYISQSVFLFKGSVFDNITLYNNYQKEKVKDILKKVGLEKFISEMDNPDFVGENGINLSGGEKQRISIARALIRETDILVADEILSNLDNETALKIEKELLNLNGITLIAVTHRLFEETLTDFDEIIVINEGSIVETGTFKDLIDSKGFFYRIYSLSENSKIPSK